One window from the genome of Vespula pensylvanica isolate Volc-1 chromosome 19, ASM1446617v1, whole genome shotgun sequence encodes:
- the LOC122635786 gene encoding plexin domain-containing protein 2 — MACERWCSERGDYEATGSSSPSQWPYVLLFLVVLLCCGSSSLAIGQFDHEYYSYSGIMSNARTSVDYSPPYLSFVPKEELLVRERRMTNDKDTINSDREPQVEQTGDKKQQQQQQQQQQQQQQQQQSILPQQQQQQQQQKQQQQGLEQTSINHQIIQQQSSTLQQNLKQQQEQQQQQQQQKPVNATSNSQSDDVSYSTISGASETHDAASSTIPSVEASTPKSEATSKKNSVLVSQPMNPVTGSVSQQPTMSGDTAEEQELNESASGGYVTEAVNNQSKKSEVSEPTTGKDNGNEKEQSDTEIGGISITKFSDMNSFNKSLAQNNITKTEMDTHQYYNSTFIVNESVAKGYWVDMDNHPDLRVNHLLSKSHRRAATVKLKFDFPFYGHKVRNITIATGGFLYTGEYVHSWLAATQYIAPLMANFDTRLSNESFVKYADNGTSFTVEWEKVYLQEKRTDGSFTFQVTLHQNGDIVFVYSVIPFIVEQIEDTTHPVKVGLSDAYIMDRTVFFVRRKTIYEYHRVNFNRQDIKNWTVIYLRALPTCLEMDNCTDCLTKLTEFDCKWCSELNQCSTGTFRSRQDWLLKGCDIRHIKEVDKCPPSTTIYKEQEEGHDHDGHVHTEEDANLSKSVVKKKSPGSSPLEHPRDNMNMSVSGIIGILLVVTLIAGLGGWVAYAYRNPHSASGQMLIRYRPSQWSWRRGEARYTAATIHM; from the exons ATCACGAATACTATAGCTATTCTGGAATCATGTCAAACGCGAGAACATCCGTCGACTATAGTCCGCCATATTTATCCTTCGTTCCTAAAGAAGAACTGCTGGTTAGAGAACGCCGAATGACTAACGATAAAGACACGATAAACTCCGATAGGGAGCCCCAGGTTGAACAGACCGGCGACAAgaagcaacagcagcagcagcagcagcaacagcagcaacaacaacaacaacaacaatcgaTACTCccacaacaacagcaacagcagcagcagcagaagcAGCAACAGCAAGGGTTGGAGCAAACTTCTATAAATCATCAAATAATTCAACAACAGTCATCGACGCTTCAGCAAAATTTAAAACAACAACAggaacaacagcagcagcaacaacaacaaaaaccTGTAAATGCTACATCCAACTCACAATCGGACGATGTTTCTTACTCGACGATTAGTGGAGCATCAGAAACGCACGACGCAGCATCCAGCACTATACCAAGCGTGGAGGCTTCTACGCCAAAGTCTGAAGCAACGTCGAAGAAGAACTCTGTTCTTGTGTCTCAACCGATGAATCCG GTAACTGGAAGTGTATCGCAGCAACCCACGATGTCGGGTGACACTGCCGAGGAACAGGAACTAAATGAAAGTGCTTCCGGAGGTTACGTTACCGAAGCAGTCAACAACCAAAGTAAAAAGAGCGAGGTTTCAGAGCCTACCACTGGGAAGGACAATGGCAATGAGAAGGAGCAATCCGATACCGAAATAGGCGGTATATCCATCACCAAGTTCTCCGACAtgaattcgtttaataaatcgCTCGCGCAGAACAACATCACAAAGACCGAGATGGATACGCATCAGTATTACAACAGCACGTTCATCGTCAATGAGTCAGTTGCAAAGGGTTATTGGGTTGACATGGACAATCATCCTGATCTTCGTGTTAATCATTTGCTTAGCAAAAGTCACCGTCGTGCAGCA aCCGTCAAATTGAAATTCGACTTTCCATTTTACGGTCACAAGGTCCGTAACATCACCATCGCAACGGGTGGGTTTTTATATACGGGAGAGTACGTACATAGTTGGCTGGCCGCCACTCAATACATTGCACCACTTATGGCCAATTTCGACACGAGACTTTCCAACGAGAGTTTTGTTAAGTACGCCGATAATG GTACGTCATTTACGGTCGAATGGGAAAAGGTTTACCTACAGGAGAAGCGGACCGACGGTTCATTCACTTTCCAGGTAACTCTGCATCAGAACGGTGACATCGTCTTCGTGTATTCCGTTATTCCTTTCATAGTAGAACAAATAGAAGATACTACGCATCCTGTCAAAGTTGGGCTCAGCGATGCCTACATCATGGACAGGACGGTGTTCT TTGTTCGTCGAAAAACGATCTACGAGTACCATCGCGTCAATTTCAATAGACAAGACATCAAGAATTGGACCGTCATTTATCTGCGTGCGTTACCTACTTGTTTGGAAATGGATAATTGCACGGATTGCTTAACAAAGTTAACAGAGTTTGACTGCAAATGGTGTTCCGAATTGAATCAGTGTAGTACTGGCACATTTAGATCACGGCAGGACTGGCTGTTGAAAGGTTGTGACATCAGACATATTAAGGAAGTAGACAAATGTCCGCCATCTACGACGATTTACAAGGAACAGGAAGAAGGGCACGATCACGATGGACACGTTCATACGGAGGAAGATGCGAACTTGAGTAAATCCGtagtgaagaagaaaagtccTGGAAGCAGTCCACTGGAACATC CTCGAGACAATATGAACATGAGCGTGTCGGGTATAATCGGAATCCTCCTCGTCGTCACTTTGATTGCTGGTCTAGGAGGATGGGTTGCGTATGCATATCGTAATCCTCACAGTGCATCCGGACAGATGTTAATCAGG TATCGTCCAAGTCAGTGGAGCTGGCGAAGAGGCGAAGCACGTTACACTGCGGCAACAATCCATATGTGA